A region of Meleagris gallopavo isolate NT-WF06-2002-E0010 breed Aviagen turkey brand Nicholas breeding stock chromosome 29, Turkey_5.1, whole genome shotgun sequence DNA encodes the following proteins:
- the PHB gene encoding prohibitin, whose amino-acid sequence MAAKVFESIGKFGLGLAVAGGVVNSALYNVDAGHRAVIFDRFRGVQDTVVGEGTHFLIPWVQKPIIFDCRSRPRNIPVITGSKDLQNVNITLRILFRPVTAQLPRIFTSIGEDYDERVLPSITTEILKSVVARFDAGELITQRELVSRQVSEDLTERAATFGLILDDVSLTHLTFGKEFTEAVEMKQVAQQEAERARFIVEKAEQQKKAAVISAEGDSKAAELIANSLATAGDGLIELRKLEAAEDIAYQLSRSRNITYLPSGQSVLLQLPQ is encoded by the exons ATGGCCGCCAAGGTGTTTGAAAGCATTGGGAAGTTCGGCCTGGGGCTGGCTGTTGCAGGTGGAGTTGTCAATTCTGCTCTGTACAACG ttgaTGCAGGACACAGAGCTGTTATCTTCGATCGATTCCGTGGGGTCCAGGACACAGTGGTAGGAGAAGGCACTCACTTCCTCATCCCGTGGGTACAGAAACCAATCATTTTTGACTGCCGTTCTCGCCCACGTAACATACCTGTCATCACTGGCAGTAAAG ATCTACAGAATGTGAACATCACACTGCGTATCCTGTTCAGACCAGTGACTGCGCAGTTACCCCGCATTTTCACAAGTATTGGGGAGGACTACGATGAGCGTGTCCTGCCCTCCATCACAACTGAAATCCTCAAGTCTGTCGTG GCTCGCTTTGATGCTGGAGAACTGATCACTCAAAGAGAACTGGTCTCCAGGCAAGTGAGTGAAGACCTCACAGAGAGAGCAGCAACTTTTGGCCTCATTCTGGATGATGTATCCTTG ACCCATCTGACCTTTGGCAAGGAATTCACTGAAGCAGTTGAAATGAAGCAAGTGGCCCAGCAAGAAGCAGAGCGAGCCAGGTTCATTGTGGAAAAG GctgagcagcaaaagaaagcagctgtcaTCTCAGCTGAGGGAGACTCCAAAGCAGCTGAGCTGATTGCCAACTCACTAGCCACTGCAGGTGATGGCCTAATTGAGCTACGCAAGCTGGAGGCAGCTGAAGATATTGCTTACCAGCTCTCAAGGTCTCGCAACATTACCTACTTGCCCTCTGGACAGTCTGTACTCCTCCAGTTGCCACAGTGA